In the genome of Flavivirga spongiicola, one region contains:
- a CDS encoding Lrp/AsnC family transcriptional regulator — MPLDKIDFRILNILQNNSNLTTKELAAKVNLSTTPVFERVKKLEKEGYIKKYKAILDPEKLDRGLTVFCNIRLKEHTRKIGNQFVKDILSLDEVIECYNISGDYDFLLKVLVKDMKDYQNFVLNHLGELQNIGSAHSTFVMGEIKNSYLVPL, encoded by the coding sequence ATGCCATTAGATAAAATAGATTTTCGCATCTTAAACATACTTCAAAACAATTCTAATTTAACTACTAAGGAATTAGCGGCTAAGGTAAATTTGTCCACAACACCAGTATTTGAAAGGGTGAAAAAATTAGAAAAGGAGGGTTATATTAAAAAGTATAAAGCCATTTTAGATCCTGAAAAATTAGATAGGGGACTCACGGTGTTTTGTAATATAAGGCTTAAAGAGCATACTCGTAAAATTGGAAATCAATTTGTAAAGGATATTCTCTCTTTAGATGAGGTTATTGAATGTTATAACATTTCTGGAGATTATGATTTTTTATTGAAAGTTTTGGTAAAAGACATGAAAGATTACCAAAATTTTGTTCTAAATCATTTGGGAGAATTACAAAATATAGGAAGTGCTCACAGTACTTTTGTAATGGGGGAGATTAAAAATTCTTATTTAGTTCCTCTTTAG